Genomic window (bacterium):
CCCGTCTTTTGTGTGCGGTTCAATCGTTTTTATTTATTAGTTGAAATTGAATTCTACTCCCAGTATCTTAAATGTTTTTCTTTTTTGATTTTTGCTTGGGGTCAACTTTTATGCCAGAGATGTGGTAGATTCTTCCCCGGACTGTCCTTCTTATTGCGTAGGTTCCTTGATTATTAATGTTCAACATACCCCTTTGAAATTCAGGCATTAAGGTATACATTATAAATGCATATAAATGAGATTGTTCGATAAAAATGGAAAGGAGGTGTGTGCTATGAAGATAGCAATTACTTCTACAGGTAAGAATCCTGATTCTCTTGTGGATCCAAGATTTGGCAGGTGCGCTTATTTTGCTATCGTAGACAGTGATACAATGGAATTTAAGTTTGTGATGAATCCTGCGCTGAGTAGGCCGGGTGGTGCAGGTATAAATGCGGCTCAATTTCTTATAGATGAAGGGGTTGAAGTTGTTGTGAGTGGAAATGTAGGACCTAACGCAGAACAGGCTCTGAGAGCTGGGGGAGTAAAAATTGTAACAGGCGTTTCTGGGACTCTGAGAGAAGTGTTAGAAAAGATCAAGAAGGGAGAAATTTAAAATGTTTCGATATTTTAGAGGTCAAGGTCGAGGTTTAAGGCTGGGTCAAGGTATGGGTCGCGGACGTGGTATGGGTCGCGGTCGTGGGATGGGAAGAGGTCAAGGAATGGGATTTGGAAGAGGA
Coding sequences:
- a CDS encoding NifB/NifX family molybdenum-iron cluster-binding protein, which produces MKIAITSTGKNPDSLVDPRFGRCAYFAIVDSDTMEFKFVMNPALSRPGGAGINAAQFLIDEGVEVVVSGNVGPNAEQALRAGGVKIVTGVSGTLREVLEKIKKGEI